From one Equus asinus isolate D_3611 breed Donkey chromosome 5, EquAss-T2T_v2, whole genome shotgun sequence genomic stretch:
- the NR0B2 gene encoding nuclear receptor subfamily 0 group B member 2, translating to MSSSQSGICPCQGATGRPAILYALLSPSLRARPSVPPVPGHCLCRQHRPVQLCAPNRTCREALDVLAKTVVFLRNLPPFCQLHPQDQRQLLRGCWAPLFLLGLAQDTVTFEVTEAPVPSILKKILLEEPSSHAGSGQLLDRPQPSLAAVQWLQYCLESFWSLELGPKEYAYLKGTILFDPDVPGLHASSHIGHLQQEAHQALCEVLEPWCPAGQGRLARVLLTASTLKSIPPSLLGDLFFRPIIGDIDIAGLLEDMLLLSQPAPAQAESRCRVGRCWQH from the exons ATGAGCTCCAGCCAGTCAGGGATCTGCCCCTGCCAGGGTGCCACAGGCCGCCCGGCCATTCTGTATGCACTTCTGAGCCCCAGCCTCAGGGCCAGGCCCTCTGTGCCCCCAGTCCCTGGCCACTGCCTGTGCAGGCAGCACCGACCCGTCCAGCTGTGTGCTCCCAATCGCACCTGCCGGGAGGCCTTGGACGTTCTGGCCAAGACCGTGGTCTTCCTCAGGAACTTGCCACCTTTCTGCCAGCTGCACCCCCAGGATCAGCGGCAGCTGCTGCGGGGCTGCTGGgcccccctcttcctgcttgGGTTGGCCCAAGACACTGTAACCTTCGAGGTGACTGAGGCCCCGGTTCCAAGTATACTCAAGAAGATCCTGCTGGAGGAGCCCAGCAGCCATGCAGGCAGTGGCCAGCTGCTGGATCGGCCCCAGCCCTCGCTGGCTGCGGTGCAGTGGCTTCAGTACTGCCTGGAGTCCTTCTGGAGCCTGGAACTGGGCCCCAAGGAATATGCCTACCTGAAAGGGACCATCCTCTTCGACCCTG ACGTGCCAGGCCTCCACGCCTCCTCCCACATCGGGCATCTGCAGCAGGAGGCTCATCAGGCATTGTGTGAGGTCCTGgagccctggtgcccagcaggcCAAGGCCGCTTGGCCCGGGTCCTCCTCACGGCCTCCACCCTCAAATCCATTCCACCCAGTCTGCTTGGGGACCTCTTCTTTCGCCCTATCATTGGAGACATTGACATCGCTGGCCTCCTCGAGGACATGCTTTTGCTGAGCCAACCTGCTCCAGCCCAAGCAGAGAGCAGGTGTAGGGTGGGCAGATGCTGGCAGCACTGA